CCATGGAGAGGAGCAGCTCCACCCCTTCCAGCACTCCGGCGAGGCTGCCGCCGCGCAGCCCCCTCGACGTCGACGAGGAGTACGACAGCGCCTTCAAGTCCAAGTCTTTCCTCGACCTCTGGTCGCACGCGCACCGCCACCTCAGTCAGACCTTCTCCTTCAAGCAATCATCGTCCAAGTCCAGCGCCAAGGACTACTCGCGCCATGACGACGACGACACCGACACGGCGGCCGCCTTGGAGCAGTCCTGCTCGTACACAGTTCTTGATGACTTCGTGTTGGAGCCGAGCCCCGAGGTGCTCGTTCGGGGGCGGGGACGGGGCGGTCGCCAGCtgcggcgacggcgccgccgcgtgGAGACCCTGCTGATCGAGTACTTCGACGTGACGCAGGAGGCCTGCGAGGCATTCTCCGCGCTGCTCACCGCCatcggcgcggcgcggcgccacCACCTCACGCTACGCCAGCTGCTCGCGCggctggacggcggcggcgacatcTCTGCCGCGAGGGACGCGATCGCGGAGCACGTCCGCCTCGACAACCCTCTCTCACCGGGGTGCCTGACCGGGTTCCACGAGGTGCACGAGCGGTGCGGCCCGCTCGCCAAGCGCCTGGCCGCGGCGCAGCGCCGGCTCCGGAGGCTCGCCCGGGCGGTGCGCGTGGcgcggggcacggcggcggcggcgctcgtggcgGCGTGCGCGGGCGCCGTGGTGGCCGCCGCGGTGTTTGCGGCGCACGCCGTTGTGGgcgtcggcgcggcggcggcggccgtgggcgcGAGCCCGGCCACGGCCGTGCGGTGGGCGGCGGAGCGGGTGA
The genomic region above belongs to Panicum hallii strain FIL2 chromosome 4, PHallii_v3.1, whole genome shotgun sequence and contains:
- the LOC112890026 gene encoding putative UPF0496 protein 2; this encodes MRSSPSPSSSPRSIFRIETTDDAMERSSSTPSSTPARLPPRSPLDVDEEYDSAFKSKSFLDLWSHAHRHLSQTFSFKQSSSKSSAKDYSRHDDDDTDTAAALEQSCSYTVLDDFVLEPSPEVLVRGRGRGGRQLRRRRRRVETLLIEYFDVTQEACEAFSALLTAIGAARRHHLTLRQLLARLDGGGDISAARDAIAEHVRLDNPLSPGCLTGFHEVHERCGPLAKRLAAAQRRLRRLARAVRVARGTAAAALVAACAGAVVAAAVFAAHAVVGVGAAAAAVGASPATAVRWAAERVSERHYERAGAAVDAAARGAYIVGRDLDTVSRMVRRAHDELEHGRDVARIAVRGRGERPLLQEVAREEAECEEDLRAQLEELEEHVCLCLITINRSRRMVAHEMTGGLPSLEATPSQN